The genomic DNA attacATGACAATTTCATGAagatttggggtattacaaacataaactcccaaaattaattaaatcacacccaaaattaaatttcaactaTACAAAatgattaatacataattttctactcacctggctaattaaaccgCAATTAAATTGAGTTTAATCCAGAGTTTTTCCCCAAATTCTGATATTATGCCTACTTTTAGATATGACTTTTTAGATTCACATTTGAATAGCAATCGAGacatatcaatttttttaacgTCAATCGAATATTTTGATCTACAATAAAGATATCTCCATCTCCCCAAAACATCCCAAAAGGTTttaagtgacaactagcattgtGTCAAGACGATTCTATCAGCAATGAAGTCAATACTTCTAGTAAACCTATTTGACTTTTCAATTATCGTGTACTATAATTCTTCTATTGACTAACATCCTAATTGAGTGAGAGATAtaaactgatcaaactcacaaaACTCGATAACTATGTCAAGATCTAGTATGGTGTAATTGTGATGACACATCGGAACTCTTTTTGACATTGAAAACTCATTTCCGATCATGTGTACCTTGGTTAAGGTTTTTCCAATCACTAACCAACTAAGATTGTGTAGGATGTTCACTTCACATCGGAGATCAATGGATCTCATCAACAATCATATATCTCTATACGCCACTGAACCGAGACCATACATAGGACATTTCCACCTCATATTCAAGCAGTTTCATGTAATAACAAATCTCTAACACCAACGTGTCAACTGTCTCAGTCCGAGGACCAATTACACAATCGAATGCCAataacagatcattaatcctctcagTCATATGATCTATTATTGAAGGAAATCTCTAATACAGTGGTACgggcaaaaataaattttttaccgTGTATCAGATATAGGCAGcggaatataatatacacgcTATACATAGTTTaggtatttaagcaacatgcatatttaacaattgaatataaataaattcatacatGTTGTCTAATATAAGGTTGGGGTACAGAAACAATTTATGTACTAAGACTGTGTCCACCTCACACTGTGATTATCCTAGTTTGTCCATACCTAGTATGTCAAATGATATAGTTCTGGTCACCTATTCTCATGTTAGACACAGAAGTTTCGCGTATCACCAGTGTcaatgtctcaaaattatacacgCGACCTTCACACATATAATTTATGACAATAGTAAAATTACAGAGaaaacaaaggaagaagaaaaagtaaCAAGAAAGtagaagagagagagtagaCAAAGGCttgcaatttcaatttaaatctCTCACTTGCCCTcaattatttcttcttcctcaccaaTTCCAATTCTCTCTCACGTTAGTGCAACCCTTTTTACTATGCAACCAATAATTGGTTTTACTATACAATCGACTATGAACTAGGCATTTCAATTATGCactatatatttaataattaagcTATACACtatgcatttaattatttttaataattaaactttaattattgGCAACTGAGCGGCCAATGGTTAACCTTTGACCAACTATTTTTATAAACGTTTCGGGCACACAATGTCAATACTAAACGCAATATTATATTGTGTGTAACTTTTTAGATTCTTTACCCACTAGCAATTAGATAACACTGAAACGCTTTTCGGTATCGGTCAACCCCTTGACCCATCACCAGAACTTCTCCAAATCCCAAGAATGTTTCGAGAGTTATTGAATAGCTCTTAGCAACGGTTCAAGACAGTATAGGTGGCAATGAACTCTAACTTTAAGTGAACATTTTACAATTAACAATtaccatgtactataatccttccatcacttAATGTCCTGATTGAGCAAGAGTCATGGAATGACAAACTTAGTAACTATATGTCAAATcttattaatgtgactagatgacaccttaggAAACGTCTTTCCTAACTTTCAATCTACTTTGGCCAAAGACTGTCCTGTCAcatcaatagtagatcacaCAGGACGTTCACTCCATCAATTACTAACAAGGGTGATAGATCATATTCTCAACAtctatttctatatatatactagcaATACAAAACCATATAGAtgaatctctccatctcccaattggatggtttgacTCGTTAGCAAATCCCGAacactaatacacaaaacaatcgTGTCAGTTCAACTCTAAAGATCAACACATCATTGCAACTTGATGActcgaccattatccaccatgctATGTGGTCAATCATCGTTGTCATATTCGGCTACTTGTTCCCCAATAACCACCCACAAGTCTACTAGCGATATCTTATGTCATATGGCGCGTGACACATCATTCTCCTATCGGTATCCCTATATCGAATGAGATACTAATCCCTGTGCTAGTCCGCACTTGATTAATTGGAGTCTttatccaaagaatctaaggattatgaaaaaattaagaaatccTGTTACTAGATAATCCTGTTATACAGTTTCAACatcttgaaaataaaattatcacatAGAAGatttagggactcattcatataattgattgaaaaaaataggaatgaagaaaaccttacattttatagatttatacaaaaatagaatGAATGCATAAAATGAGCCCGATCATTTAAATCTAGTATaagggcacacaacactaatagTTATATGTTTCACATTTTGTAGATGTTCAGTCAACACATATCCACATGTTTACTATCtccatctcatgcaatatggcATGTGATTCACCATCTATAATCATTAGCATCCGATACCAATCAATGGTAATAGCCCATGTTGGAGTccgtaattgattaattatattcTCTTATGAGAAATCTAAAGACCgagaattattttaagaaatcctatattataaatctttatCATATATTCCTAATAGTTTaaggggtgtttgttaatcaagataagagggagaaaatgtcagatatgGAAAGCATTCCGAATATTTGGTAttttcaacgtgtttgttaagcttatctggTCACTTTTAGAAAAGCTCTCAtatgacctcttatctccctatttcaagataaatttatccgacctcccccttcgaataaatttatctagctctttcaagataagactCAATTACTTATATACCCCTTAtaggatagttaatgccatttaatacattttaaaattttaaatttattaaaaaaaattatttatttaactcttataattaatattatttaatacattttaaattgttatatgttttgacaaattttaaattttaaatgacattattcatttcattgatttttaaaatttaaatttctctctctttctatatatatattttattaactaatataatttctttcaccaatttttaaattattttatttaattttatattttattacctattatgaaaatatattttggccatttttaattatctaggtggaattattttaattctaataataattatttctacttttcaactctttttaaatttatttttgaacatgaatttagaaaataaaatattatttttaattttaattttaatttttttgacaattcatattaatcataaaatactatttgaatcataaatttagtaatagggatattttggtaaaaaaactcttatcttggtgcttagCATATGTatcaacaaacacataaaaagaaaaaacacaattatcagtagattctaaaaaatttaacaaacactttgatagaaatcttgaaatgctttccagtcttattttgatcattccatatcttgatccagAATGCATTTTAAACTAATCTTGATAcctcttatcttgctcattttaacaaacgcccccaaaaaataaaatcatcagGACATCTAGAAACTCATTCGTATATAATTAGAGATGTATGAATGAAGATCTGaccatttattaatatgtaagATTATATTATTAGGTCCAACACATACcctatatattatctaaatttagtattagggcactaacaccaCCAACCTTTTCAATCTTGCAATGTTTGAATTTTAGGCTTGCAATGTACTCATTTCAATCTTGTAGTTGTCTCATTTTACTATTGTGGTACTACCATTTCAATCTTATGATGATACTCTCATTTTAGTGTTGCGCTTCTTCTATTTCAATCttgttgtgtttttgttttaatcttgtGGGGCTCTCATTCTAGTGTTGTAAATTCCCATTTTAATGTTATGTTTTTAATCTTGTGGtacttttattttaatcttcTGGTGCTTCCGTTTTAATATTacgttattttcattttagttttgtGGTGCGCATATTTTATACTTGCAGTGTTATTATTTTACACTTACAAtactttcatttttattttgcggtgctattaatattaatatataatattgacAATGAGAGGCCAAATTTCACCGGCTGTGGGGACTGGGGTTGGAATGTTGTCAAGCAGAAGAGGTTGGGCCCTTCAATATCAAAGGCTGGAGGGAGCACTATACGACTAGATGGGTCAAAACCTATAAATTGACGAACAGAGAGAGACATTGGCAATTCAGTTCTAATCACATAACAGTGCCACTAAATTCTGAGATCCAGAAACAGAGGGTTGGTTGATGATAAAACAATATATCAATTGTGCAGCtgcaaaacatataaaaaaggAGGTTTAATAAacctcctttttttttatttttttctcctattctgcatcttcttattcttcatcatctttcttccccttcttctcttcttcttcttcttctttcttccctttcttctcttcttctttcttcccctacttcacttcttcttcttctttcttcctcttcttctcttcttcttcttcttcttcttcttcagctttCCTCCTTGCCTTTTCCTTCGCCATCTCCAGCTCTTTGATCAAATTCTCCAGACAAGTCGCGGCATTTTCTTCTCTGGACTTCGGCATCAAATTCTCTGCAACATCCGCCGGTGTCATGTCGGTTTCCTCCAACAAGCGGCAAACCGTCGGGAACAAATGGTGGGATTCAATGTCCAGGTAGTTCTTGGCCAGCACCTTGAACGCTTCAAAGCCGCAGTACGAAAGTTCTATCTTCTTGTCCATTCGGCCTCTTCGTATCAGCGCCGGATCCAGCTTGTCGACGAAATTCGTGGTGAAGACGATGAGCCTCTCGCCGGCGCAAGCGGACCACAACCCGTCGATGAAGTTCAAGAGCCCGGACAGAGTTACCTCGCTCTCTTTCTTCTGATGATCTCGCTCTTTCATCTTCTTTCGAATCGGGTcctcctcttctttcttctcttctttcttctcttctttatcCTTAGGTAAGCAAAACAACTCAATTATATATAGTCAAACAGTTTTGCCAGTACATACATGAATAGTAGTGGTTGTGGGTtcaaaaaggaaaggaaagcgATAAACACAGTAGTATCAGTTAGATAAAAGGGTAAAGATTCAAAAACCTTTTGCCTCTGGCCGGTGAGATCGAGCGAGCAATCGATATCCTCGATGACTATAATAGACTTGCTTGTCGTGTCGATCAACAGCTTCCTCAGTTCAGTGTTGTTCATCACTGAAGTCAACTCCAGATCATAGATATCGTAATCTAGAAGATTGGCCATGGCGACAATCATGGTGGATTTACCGGTCCCTGGAGGGCCATAGAGAAGATAGCCTCTCTTCCATGCCTTGCCAATCTTTGCGTAGTAATCCTTCCCATTTTGGAAAGTGAGAAGATCGTCGATGATCGCTTGCTTCTCCATCGGGTCCATAGCCAGAGTCTGGAAATTTGCAGGGTGCTCGAACGTCACATGGCTCCATGTGCTTCTTTTGTAGCCATACCAGTGTTCGCTCTTGTTGTTGGTGTACAACTTCCTCACCCTGTTCTTCACGGCGATGGCCTTCCCCTCCTCCATTACATGCTTCAAGTACAGCTTCGTGATGGTTTCCCGGTGCTTCTTGTGGAAATAGAGTGCATAATACCTATCAATGTATATTGCTATTGTTATATAATTATCTCTTCAAATTCTGCTTTcatagagatatatatagagtTTGTCAGTTGGAATCCATTTTGGCGAATAAGGGATAGGGATACAGAGGAGAccttattatatatttgatctCAATAGAGTTGTAGCATATAAATAGGTCATCCCAATATAGACCACACCTCAATAATCATTAATACCTGCCATCAGAATTTCAATTTTATGGTtgaatttgtgtgtgtgtgtgtgtatacctTCTCTCTTCTTCGTTGGGATAGAAAGAGATGGTCTGGTTGCTGGGAAGATTCTTGCTGGAAGCCCACCAAGTCTTGATGCCTCTGAAGCGGTCGGAGATCTCCTCATGGTCATCCATGCTAAGCACCAGCGAGTGCGAGTCGCTCACCATGTCTGCCCGGAGCCTCTTCGCCGTCGTCGTGGAGTTGGCGCCCAGATACCTCTCGATGTTGGCGTAAGCCTTGCTCCTCTCGAACCTGTCGCCGGTAAATTCGTGGAAAGTGATCTTAACGTAGGGGTAAACCAGGCTCACCAATTTGTGAGCGTATTTCTCTATTTCGTCTCTAATTCTCAAGGGGAAGTATTGCTGGAACATCGCCCAGATTATCATCAGCCCAGTGAAGGCTGTGCCTAGTTTTCCGAACACTTCTCCTTCCATCATCATCGTCCTCTCGTCTTTCTTCGCTTCTGCTTCGTGTCAGGCTGCTGCTGCTACTTATACAGAGGAGACTGAAGAGAAATGGGGGAAGTTGCTTCGAATGCCTCCCTCTCGCGTTTGTCCGACTTGTCAAAGTTGTTTACTTTCAGTCTTAAGAGACTTAGACATTGActcatcaattaatatattttaaaagaccaatatatatatatatatatataaaagttattttagaAATGCTCAAttcttttcatttatatttgtcACTTAAGAAAAATCACTAGCTTTCCTTTCCAGCTATCCAAACGTAGGGCCCCACATTGGGAAATTCACAGACCCGGTGACGTCACGCTcctttgtttaaaattttatggaTTGGATCTTTATGCTAAGTTGGcctcatttataataataaaaatattttataattaatttagttttcagtCGAAAACTGAGATTGGGCGGAACAAAAGCGTGTGTTTGATTGAAAAAGggatgaaaaaggaaaatattttttaattttatgaaaaataatttttacctctcttaattgtaattttttataaaaatatattaaaatatgctTTAATATGTTGTaccataaaaaaatttcacgAAAAATGTTAACTAATTAAACATGCAAgtatgaaattttttctattaatgtgatattttctatgaaaagtaattccaatcaaatttggaaaaagatagaaagggaaaatatttttcaattccaCGAAAAACAATTCCTACCTCCCctaattacaattttttatggaaaatgagtTAAAACATGTTCTCATGTGTTATactatgaaaatttttcatgaaaaatgttaaacAATCAAACATGCAAGTATGAAAAATTTTTCATTGACGTGACattttcaatgaaaaataatttcaattaaacatacCCTAacggtgcgtttgattgcaatggTAGAAATtaagtggaaagaaaatgaattttcgAGAAttgaattatctaaaattaaattccagacaaaatatcaattgaaggtgtttaattggcttaattgaattttaagaaattgtttaaaaataaattaaatatattacacaagatatttaaaaaatcaaatatatatatacatatagctTGAGGATGCCATGGCCGTCGTCACTAGCCGCCGCCGCTACCTCCATCGCCGCCTTCAAT from Diospyros lotus cultivar Yz01 chromosome 4, ASM1463336v1, whole genome shotgun sequence includes the following:
- the LOC127798889 gene encoding AAA-ATPase ASD, mitochondrial-like, which gives rise to MMMEGEVFGKLGTAFTGLMIIWAMFQQYFPLRIRDEIEKYAHKLVSLVYPYVKITFHEFTGDRFERSKAYANIERYLGANSTTTAKRLRADMVSDSHSLVLSMDDHEEISDRFRGIKTWWASSKNLPSNQTISFYPNEEERRYYALYFHKKHRETITKLYLKHVMEEGKAIAVKNRVRKLYTNNKSEHWYGYKRSTWSHVTFEHPANFQTLAMDPMEKQAIIDDLLTFQNGKDYYAKIGKAWKRGYLLYGPPGTGKSTMIVAMANLLDYDIYDLELTSVMNNTELRKLLIDTTSKSIIVIEDIDCSLDLTGQRQKDKEEKKEEKKEEEDPIRKKMKERDHQKKESEVTLSGLLNFIDGLWSACAGERLIVFTTNFVDKLDPALIRRGRMDKKIELSYCGFEAFKVLAKNYLDIESHHLFPTVCRLLEETDMTPADVAENLMPKSREENAATCLENLIKELEMAKEKARRKAEEEEEEEEEKKRKKEEEEVK